The nucleotide sequence ttgttgaaaatattgttatataagTCATAAAATTGCAAACGTTGTTAACATATAACGTATAACATTTTCTACGTTGCCGAAACACGGTTTTGAACTCTGATCGTTTTGGTTACCAGACAGCGCATTAACCACCCAACTACGGCCATAGTCGTACCtagtgaaatttttaaaaaagggtttgtaattgaaaaaattgtttttttttctagaatttttataaactatctGTTTGTATGCCAAATGCTTGTACTCCTGAAGATTACAACGCGATATTGAAAGTTTCTTTATTCCAAAACACACCTTGTCATACTAAAGACGATTTAAATATAGTTACTACTGGAGATATCGCCATGATGTAAGTCAATCCATAgataattgaaaacaaaacatgGTGTGATACTTTTCTcgtaaattttgatataaaactcatttttttttctaattttagtatatttcttGTTGTAATTTTAACAATGATGGTAATTTCCACTTGGTACGATGTGAATATTAAAAGACGAAATAAAAGTAAGTATACACATTTATACTGTGCACGAAAAATAGATGGGGGTGACCGgaaacttcttctttttgtaTGGTAGTAAAATTTCGTCTCTTTTTTACAATTTCCGTTAATTTTGAGTGAAAATTTTCGTAGAATGCGCTCAACCAATATATTTGGCATTTTCCGTTTATTctaatatcagaaaaattatacaaacatcaaaaaatcaCACCGAACAAATTCAGGTGTTTAACGGAATTAAAACTATCAGCATGGCTTGGATTTTAGCAGGCCATGCAATGAACGCCTGGAACAAATATCCCGTTATTAATGATGACGTCATCTCTCGCGTGAGTATCTCGCTTCTTTCTACTGTCTACTTCTGGttaaaaacttgataataatcattaatttttcagaaaattgacgatataaaaattttttatataaccggCTCACAGTTGGCAGTAGACACGTTTTTTTATATGAGTGGATTTTTAGTAGCTTTCatttatatgaaacaaaaatcgaaaccgttatttttacaaataaaatcgtttccaacattgattatttatagatatataAGGTGAgcatatatattacaaaaaaattaaatattgtttacatGTTACGCGCGTTGCCCCCATTAATTGCGATCTTATACACGAACGCAGGTATCATGGCGCTCGCTTGTGGAAATTCCGCAACAATGTTGCCAGTTCTCATAATATAATTTCAGTAGACTGTCAAATTAATAGTAAACCAGTTAAGTAGTTGGCAAAATGTTAtttaatcaatgaaaattactaAACGCATTCACATCTCGTCCATATCTTGTATTTTATTAGACAAGATAATCCCTAAAAGGATTTTCAATTCATGACGTCATACTATCTCcgaaaatgttgattttatgaaaaaaaggttcaaataataaataaagtttatagaaagttctacaaaaaaggccttatacattttttacgtaaacctaTTATTTTGGCTGTTATGACCCAAAATATATCGACAGAAGCCGATATATTTTGTCTCGAACAGCTTTTTTCTATAGCTTTTCATGAGCTTCATTTTGtgtttcaaacttttttcactataatcaatattttcgtaGATATTtcgtaaaattgttaaaacttCGAAGGGGGCTGGGGGGTGAATGAGGCTTTGTCGGTTAAAATCCTTCTAGGAATTATCTTAATTTCCTTGTATTTTTGGGATAACATACTTAAcggattatataaaatatctcaaatattGTTCTAATAGAATAACAATAGTTTACTGGAAAATAAATAGACCTGGCATCGCTGCTTATCACTGCCATTCTTGATTGAGACGTAAGGCGTAGATTGATGCATTGATGTTATAACTGTTATAACTACAGTGGCGTACTGCTATTTCATTTAAGCAACAAATGAcgcttttattataaaaaattgtagagttctttaatgattaaaaaaagtgaatattgaaaatctTGCTTATTTATTGCGCAAAAAAGCAGGTgatcgttttttgtttttagattgACTCCAGCTGTCGCcgtattatttttcttttcgataacaatttttaaatttatgggCGACGGTCCTGTTTGGCTTGAAGGTATTAAGGTTATCACTGATACCTGCCAGAAACattatttatcgttttttaCCTACACACAAAACTACGTGAATCATGACGATATTGTAAGTAAATTTGCTGACATTCCATACGTCAACAATCAGAATTACCAATACAGTACCTACTATTTTTCCCAACTCGATTTATATTGTCAGATCCATCTAgtgttttaaattgaaagtatataaaattgacattttacaaataaatcatTTGTGCTCCACTCTTCCCTACTGTTATACGCCCTCTCCTCATCCTCAGAGTGTTCAGATAACATGTTGCTGTTAATtctattttgtgttttcttggGATTTAtcgattacattttttttacagtGTCTGATTCACACCTGGTACTTATCAGCTGATATGcaattgtttgtttttagtaCCATGTTTCTAATATCGTTATCGTTGTTCTTAACTAAGGATCCAAAAAATTTCCATATGGTCATGATGATTTGTTTATCgataaatgtatttttcatttttttacctttgataACGAAACTTATATGGAATAATTATGACAAGTAAGATATCATTACTATTACTAttgaacaaataataagaaaacttGCAACactgtaaaattttaatagacCAGTGGTGTGGAATCAATAATTCACCgaagtgatttttttatagcaattGCTTcatgtaattaaattattaagaaaatgacAGCCATTATAAACATTTGTCTTATTCTTCTGATTTACAGGATGTCCTGTAGAATAGCCTCTGTTTTTGTACAAAATGCCACGTTCgtggtaaatttttttttcatttgtagtCTCTTCGACACGCATTCCAGAGCGATAGACTACACAGTGGGGATCATGATGGGGATTTTTTTGAGAGAAACTAAGAATAAACCATttcttttcaacaaattttcaaaaactcagGTATTTGAATttgctgaaaatattttataggtatacttataaacataaaataataatcttattttaaaaataatagaataaatcactcaaatagataaaaCCATGtatattctcaaaaaatcaattttacataaaaaataatataataaaaaaatttcacctcACTTAGGTACGCCCATGTGATTCTAAACAACGCTTCTTTAGGAATGAAGTTTCGGCCATCTGTTGGTGACATTATGAACGACGTATTTTATTCCTCTATAGATTTCTATAGCTTGGTATTCGACGTATTAAAGCGTAGTTGccaaatgtaaataatttctttattactAATACATCAGGGATTATTAATAGCATTACGAGGTTATAATATTCGATCAAATCTCATGAAGGAGAGCAGtagaaaaaacattgaataacattttattcAGAAATAAGTGTTGTAGCTATCAGACTCGTATATTGattataaccatttttttaaactgaCCATAACGAGTAATagtcttttaaaatattttttatttgaaaattctactTTTAATTACAAATTCTTTAGTTATTCATTTCCTCAGATGATTctgctttattttttgtttgaaaatttcagtaatatagcaaccaatatatttaaaagagtaattattttgaaatcatatGCAGATACATTAACTGAACAAATAGGCAACGCTGTAAAATTGAACCAGACAGTGAACAGCAAAATgcaacaaattattgaaaccaGGGGCGGCTCCAaaggagaaaatatttttttaacaataacaGTGAAACTTGAATCATTAGTTTCTCGAAGATTCTATCAgtgataaatttttgtataaacatgATATTACGTAAATGTAATAAGATTTCAGTGTTTTGAGGTTAAGTACTAATACATCTGACCAATTAAAACGCTGGCATGGATTGCTCAACCTATCTCGAACGCTTTAACGTCaagttttttttagtttttgttaatattgacCAAGATAAGGTGAATTCAAGTTTCCTTAAATTGCTTGGCGGCATGGTACCCCTCTCCCTATGTGGTCCTTCCGATAATTAATACTGGAGCCGCCCCTGATTCAAACTTATACAAAATCTTTTATCGCGGGGGTTAGAAAGATTCTTTTATTAGATAAATACCACTAATAAAGTGTGTTTAGGGTTTTTTTACGTTTAAAAGGTCACTAGAATCACATTGTAAGGGAAAAAtaaactttgaccttgaataagaATTTAATTCTCCATGTTGAATCAATGCGAATCATTCTGAACGATGGAATGAAATTATAGGAGGTTTCAAATGCATTACAAATTATTGCAGATGGTTAACATAATGGCATGGTTGATCGTTTTACCCCTAATGGGGGGCTGTACTATCCTATACGAAGAAATTATTTACACTGGAAAATATTCCCATACGATACAATCCTTATTCTATAGTTTTTATAGACCGATATGGTGTATAGGATTGAGTTGGATCGTATATGCCTCTTATTACGGATATGGAGGTGAGATATAACTAAAAAATCGTTAGATAAAgaatcaatcaataaaatatttgttcaagGTATAATTTCGTGGATTCTAAGTAGACCAATTCTACAAATAACTAGTAAATTATCGTACTGCATGTATATTGTACATGCCCTTCCAATTATTCACTCAGTATTATCCGATAAAACTAAACTTTATTTCAGTGACTGGATATGtgtaagtttttataataaagtattTGAAATACAAATTCAGTTGTacgttatcaatattttcacgtttataaaatttcctaaattattcgaTTATTTTCACGATTTGGCAACACGGCAAAATCGCGAATGTTGTATGACGTGCAACGgtatttgtctaaaaacttcatttatttaatatttcgtatataatacttttagttttttaattggTGCGCATTATTCACAATTAGTATAATCATATCTTTTATCTGGGTATTAGCATTCGAATCTCCAATGATCAcaatagaaaaactaattttcggTAGAGGTTatccaaaaaaacaaaacgCAAGTGAGTATGAATAGTATGTATGAAACTATTAGGCCACCAGTCTTACAAGTAACTGTAAGTTGGGTTGCCTATATTCGATCATCgaaaaacaatgttttaataaattgttatatgttcatgtaaaaattaatatagtGGACCAAATTCAAATCATTTTAGGAACTTCAGTCGAAACTATCCAAAAAAAATCAGTTGCTTAATAAATAAGATCAATATTTGGGTTCATACAAAGAAACGACTTAGGCTGTCAAATGggattaaaaatatatggtataAATCAAATACTATCGTTT is from Diorhabda sublineata isolate icDioSubl1.1 chromosome 1, icDioSubl1.1, whole genome shotgun sequence and encodes:
- the LOC130444321 gene encoding nose resistant to fluoxetine protein 6-like, with the protein product MRCFVVLLFFFNLVRSQLNIKLLQDYESWENYVLKNLNSTGVNTLCSNQLLELVTNSKDNLWKFFDATSKFPWTGLSVSSNFDWGNYDECLNINHGYSGGDIKGKYCLLSLLIPMNLTKFDPSDSNNFYKLSVCMPNACTPEDYNAILKVSLFQNTPCHTKDDLNIVTTGDIAMIIFLVVILTMMVISTWYDVNIKRRNKKCAQPIYLAFSVYSNIRKIIQTSKNHTEQIQVFNGIKTISMAWILAGHAMNAWNKYPVINDDVISRKIDDIKIFYITGSQLAVDTFFYMSGFLVAFIYMKQKSKPLFLQIKSFPTLIIYRYIRLTPAVAVLFFFSITIFKFMGDGPVWLEGIKVITDTCQKHYLSFFTYTQNYVNHDDICLIHTWYLSADMQLFVFSTMFLISLSLFLTKDPKNFHMVMMICLSINVFFIFLPLITKLIWNNYDNLFDTHSRAIDYTVGIMMGIFLRETKNKPFLFNKFSKTQMVNIMAWLIVLPLMGGCTILYEEIIYTGKYSHTIQSLFYSFYRPIWCIGLSWIVYASYYGYGGIISWILSRPILQITSKLSYCMYIVHALPIIHSVLSDKTKLYFSDWICFFNWCALFTISIIISFIWVLAFESPMITIEKLIFGRGYPKKQNARTSVETIQKKSVA